A single region of the Syngnathoides biaculeatus isolate LvHL_M chromosome 17, ASM1980259v1, whole genome shotgun sequence genome encodes:
- the zcchc9 gene encoding zinc finger CCHC domain-containing protein 9 translates to MTRWARANNVHKHKAAEATPWSQLRARGGPKGGGGGEPQKNRARGTQPSGSAAKKPNNKKKKKDYTDQDVNGFLEFLQRSGQAPADGREELRQEVHVALRKDQRRENRRLKRQTDKKSKMLCFNCRKPGHGLADCPEAERDHEMGRGICYRCGSAEHEIQRCRAKVDPAVGDFPYAKCFICGQTGHLSRSCPDNPKGLYAQGGSCHVCGSVEHFQKDCPEHQVSSQCVTLDWLSNNISADHQDVHVPVTKNRPRRQKVVVF, encoded by the exons ATGACGAGGTGGGCTCGGGCCAACAACGTCCACAAGCACAAGGCGGCCGAGGCCACGCCGTGGAGTCAGCTGAGGGCGAGGGGAGGCCCCAAAGGAGGCGGAGGCGGAGAACCTCAGAAGAACCGCGCTCGAGGAACGCAGCCGAGCGGCTCCGCGGCGAAGAAGCCcaacaacaagaagaagaagaaagactaCACGGACCAAGATGTCAACGGCTTCCTGGAGTTTCTGCAGCGGAGCGGACAAGCGCCGGCGGACGGCCGGGAGGAGCTCAGGCAGGAGGTGCACGTGGCCTTGAGGAAGGACCAGCGAAGAGAAAACAGGAGGCTCAAGAGGCAGACGGACAAGAAGAGCAAAATG CTGTGCTTCAACTGCAGGAAGCCCGGCCACGGCCTGGCCGACTGCCCCGAGGCCGAGCGGGACCACGAGATGGGCCGCGGCATCTGCTACCGGTGCGGCTCCGCCGAGCACGAGATCCAGCGCTGCCGGGCCAAAGTGGACCCCGCCGTCG GCGACTTCCCGTACGCCAAATGCTTCATCTGCGGCCAGACGGGACATTTGTCGCGCTCCTGCCCCGACAACCCCAAAGGGCTCTACGCTCAAG GAGGAAGCTGTCACGTTTGCGGATCGGTGGAACATTTCCAGAAGGACTGTCCCGAACATCAAGTCTCAA GTCAGTGCGTGACCTTGGACTGGCTGTCCAACAACATCAGCGCCGACCACCAAGACGTCCACGTTCCCGTCACCAAAAACCGGCCCCGGCGCCAAAAGGTGGTCGTCTTCTGA